CCTCATTCTCTAACCGAAGTAGAAAATGAGAAAACTATACTAATCAATTATCTGACGAATCATTCATGTCATCATCGCGTTCTATTATTTCCAGGCCGACATTTTCCAAAATTTCATTGATCAGTTCCCTGGTCACCTAAATCCTCCTTTCAATAAATTAAAACATAAATAATAAACGATAATGAAATTCATTATCGTTTACATACTATTAAAATATCCAGACTTTAACTATTTGTCAAGGACTTTTAAATGTAATATATAAAATTCTTAAAAATTTACATAAAACACAAACAAACCATCTTTTCTTAATGCTATCGCAAGATGATAATAGCATTGTTTTACAGAACACATTCGGCTTGGTACTTCCGGCTAATACTCATTTCACTTAGTTGATCCCGAATATTTGACTTGGTCATTTTGCCGTAATCATGTTCTTGCGCAGACCAACGGAGCAAGGCCAGCACAAAATAAGTCAGCCGGCATTCTTTTTTTCTTTAAACAGTTGCATAGCCGACGTATTCCGCCGGGTCCCTATTCGTATTGTTTTCCCTGAACACATTGAAGCGCGATAGTTCGTAATAGTGGTAAAACAGGTCCCTGGCGTTCAGTATGCCCACAAATTTATTCCCCTCTTTTACTGGCAGGTAATTAATGCCGTGACCGGCAAACAGCTGGGCCGCTTCAGATACGCTGCAGTTGTATTCCATGACCACTTTTTGCAGGGGTCGCATGATTTCCCGCACTTTGATGCCGCCCTGCCTGTTGTGCAATTCTTTGATGTAGTACCAACTAAAACATTCTGATTTAAAGTAAGGATCAGCGGCTAATAGTTTCAAATGTACGGCCTGCAGGATATTTTTAAGGGTCAGGATACCGAGGGGATCGGTTTTTTCTCCGTAGACCACCGCCATGCGGTGACCACGCCAGGCGTTGTTGCCGTCTTTTCCGTGCAGGGATTCTTTCAGCACGGCCAGGGCGTGGTAGACACCGGCATTTTCACTTAACGACGGACATTGGCTCAGAGGAACCATGAATGCCCCGGCAGCTTGCTTTATAGCCATTACTAACACCCTCCCCGTGGATACTAAGATAATAAGTCTTCTATAAACCATAACAAGTCGATTACCCGCACAACCCCCACAGCTTTATCGCCGTCAAGCACCATAATGGAATTAGCGCTGTTTTTCATGATTTTTTCCACGACCTTAATCAAGTCTTCGTTAACGTTAATCATCCTGCCCTCCACGGACTGCACGATACTTTTAACTTTAAGTTCCGTATGGTTTAGCCGGGGATTGGAAAATAAAATGTCCATCAGCTTGTTGACGTTTTCCCCGTTGCTTAATCCGATGGCCTTTAAAAAGGAGCGCAGGGTTATATAACCAACTATTTCTTTTTGCCGGTCCTCAACCAGGAGCAATTCATAACCAGTCCAGGTGCCATCCCGGTTGCGATAATTTTCCACCAGTGCGCGGGCCGCTGAATAAACGGAGGTATCTTCCGGGATTACCGGATATTCTCCGATAGGGACCATGATCCCCGCAATATTAACTTTCATTTTATATTGCCCCCAATAAAAAGTTTCGGGGTCCATGGAACTGTATAGAAGCAAATTAAATACCAGAAAGATTCGGCTTTTCAAAGCCTCCCACTCCTGCTTTCAGATAACGCAACCCGGCGGGTGGGTAATTTTTGCCCATTGAGTGGGAAAAAAGATCCCACCAGACGAACCTGAACTGATATAATTAATATGACAAGTCAACCTGAAAACAGGAAGAAGGTCTGCCGATGCGGTTAATGCCGGTACGATTTACCCTGCTGCCAAGGATCAGGATCAGGTATGAAGGGTTTACCAATCAATTACTGATCCTGGTGGCCATTTTGCTGATGATCCCCATTTTGCTTTCTGTTTACCTTTTTCACATGGTGCACTCCACCGAACTTGGGATGATCAGGAACCACCGCGAAAACCTGGAAGAGGCCATGAATTATCTTGATGACAGTCTGAACAGCTCCTTTGCGAATATCCTGTCGTCAAAAGAAGTCCGGGGCTTACCCCGGCGGGATCAGGAAAACTATTTAAACCAGGCGCTGAGCCCCATCGTGGAAAGAGCCAGGAACAAATATCCCGGCGTTGACCTCGGTTTTTACTCGGTGGATTTCGACGTGATTCTGGACGGGAACAACGAGCATTTGCACGAAAACTTTTCTACCCGCCGGAAGCGCTACTTTGATGATGCCTTGCAAAACAACCAGATGATCTATGAAGTGCTGGGCCAATCGGGTACCGGGCAGTTGGAAACCTACCAGCCGCTGGTCAGGGACGGAAAAATCATCGGCTTGGTGTGGGCCAACGAAAACATCAAGGGAATTTACAAAACCGTGGATGATATCCAGCGGGTGGTCTATGGTATTATCTTTATCGGCGCCCTCCTGGGTTTCGGAGGCGCTTTCAGCCTGGTCAACAAGTTTGCCCGTAACGTCAATGATATCAAAAAAGGGCTGGGAGTTATGGGCAGCGACCCCGCCTTTATCCTGCCCGAGGCTACGGGTGAGCTGGGTCAGATCACCGAAGCCATTAACGAGATGTACAAGAAATTGATTAACGTTGAAAAATACAACGACCTCATTTTAACCAGTATTGACGACGGGATTATCACCATCGACAACAATGAAAAAATTATCAGTATTAACTCGGCGGCCGGCCGCATGTTAAACCTGGATGAATACTGCATTGATAAAACCATCGGCGAGGTGCTGCCCGGCAGCCCGTTTACCCATTACCTGAAAAATACTTTAAAAGGAAGGCCGGTGAAGGACCTTAACGCGGTGGATATTGTCCCCGGTAGTTCCAGGCACCTGCTGATCAACACTTCACAAATGTACAACGTCAGGCAGGAACTGGTGGGCGCGCTGCTTCATTTCCGTGATATCACCGAAATAGTCCGTTTGCAGGAAAGCTTTAACCGGCAGGAAAGGCTGGCCGCCCTGGGTAAACTGGTGGCCGGGGTGGCTCATGAAATAAGAAGTCCGCTTACCTCCATCACCGGTTATTTGCAATTTTGGAACCGGGGCCATGCCCCGTCGGCCAAATCGCTTAATATTGTGAACCGGGAATTGTACCGCCTCTCCTCGCTGACCGATCAGCTGCTGGAGTTTGCCCGGCCCTCCAAGGCGGTTTTCGTGGAATACGACTTGAACAGTCTGGTCAACCGGTTGGTGCAGTTTTTTAGCGACGCGTACAGCGGCAAGCTTGAAATATTATGCCGCCCGGATGAAAATCTGCCGCCGGCCTTGCTGGATCCGCACCAGATTGAACAGGTCTTAACCAATATATTATACAACTCTTACCAGGTTATGGAGGGCCGGGGCAGGTTGGAGATATCCACCTGGCTGGACGATAAAACCGGCATGCTGGGAGTAGCCGTACGCGATCACGGAAGCGGTATTCCCGAAGCAGTCATTCCGCATATATTTGAACCCTTTTTTACAACCAAGTCCAAAGGTACGGGGCTTGGCTTGGCTATCGCCCATGAAATCATGGAAGCGCATAACGGTAAAATACAGGTGGAAAGCAGGGTCAACGAAGGAACCACTGTGACGCTGTACTTACCACAAGCCGGAAGAGGTGATACGGATGTCAAAAGTATTGATCGTTGACGATGAAGAGGGCGTATGTGAATTGCTCCGCGACGTGCTGGAAGATGCCGGTTTTGAAGCCTGGATTGCGTCAAACGCCCGGGAAGCGCGGGAAATATTGCAGGCCAAAACCCCGGATACCATTTTGCTGGATATCAGGCTGCCGGACGCCGACGGTATTCAGTTGATTGAGGAGTTCAACAGCATGGGCATTCAGGTGCCGGTGATTTTAATGACTGCCTTCGGTACCACGGAGACGGCTATCCAGGCTATGAAGCAGGGCGCCCACGACTACCTGAACAAGCCTCTTAACCTGGACGAGTTGCTCCTGGCGGTACAAAAGGCGGTTAAAATGCAGGAGCTTTTTTCCGAAGTGGCCACCCTCAGGGAGGAACTGGACATTGAAGAGAATTCTGTAGATAGCCTGATCGGCCAATCCAAGCACATGCAGGATGTTTGCAAAATCATCGGCAAGGTGGCGGACAGCGATATTACGGTATTGATCCAGGGGGAAAGCGGAACAGGCAAGGAATTGGTGGCCCGGTCCATTCACAGCAATGGTCGCCGTCACCAGCGGCCTTTCATCAAAATCAATTGCGGCAGTATCCCGGAATACTTGATGGAGAGTGAGCTGTTCGGTCATGAGAAGGGTGCTTTTACGGGCGCCATCTACCAGAAACCGGGTAAATTTGAATTGGCCCACAGCGGAACGGTTTTTTTGGACGAGATTGGTGAATTGCCGCTGCACACTCAGGTTAAGCTGCTGCGCGTACTGCAGGAAAAGGAGTTCGAGCGGGTGGGCGGTACCAAATGCATCAAGGTTGACGTACGCATCCTCACCGCTACCAACCGTAATCTCAAGCAACTGGTGGATGAAGGTAAATTTCGCGAAGATCTCTACTACCGGGTCAATGTAGTGAACATCAAAGTACCGCCTTTGCGAGAACGGAAAGAGGACATACCAAGGCTGGTGAATTATTTCCTAAATAAGGCGGCCCGTAAGTTTAACAAAGAAATTTCCGGCATTACCCATGAGGCGATAACGGTTTTATGCAATTATCACTGGCCCGGAAACGTCCGCGAACTGAAAAATATTTGTGAGCAAGGCGTGGTGATGAGCCGCGGGACGGCCATATTGTTGGAAGACCTGCCCCTGCCCGGTGACGGGAAGCTGTCTTTGAACGGCGCCGGAGAGCAGATCGGCATTAATATCCGCGGCGGCAAAACGTTGAAAGAAGTGGTTGCCGATGTGGAAAAGCAAGTGATCCTCAAGGCACTGAACGAAAATAACTGGAACAGGCAGGATACAGCCAGAATGCTGGGTTTGAACCGCCGGTCCCTGTATGCCAAAATGAAGGAATATGACTTAATTGATGGGTAAATAGTGCCCATACAGCGAGCAATAATTGCCCAAAATAACAGGCCGAACCGGTGGATCTTTTGAGCCGCCGGTTTTTATTTCGCTTTATACGGGGTTAAGCAAAAAATGCCACCGGAATATGCTCTGGTATGCCTTTTGCTGCAGTATAACAGCAAGACGACGACAAATTAATATTCTCACTTTCACAATCAGGAGGGGGTGGCATATTTTCACCGGTTTACCGGCATTGTATTTTATTGCATTTTTGTTAAATAGAGAGGGAGGAAACAAAATGACCCAGGCTTCAAAGAAAAAACTAAATAAATTTAGCGGTATTGCCAGCTGTGCCGTTTTTTTAATTTGTACTTTGTTATTTTGGGGAGGGCTGAATTTCCTCAGGGCAGAGGTTTTTCCCCATTATTTTGACGCTTCCAAACACAAGATAGTCGAACAAGATCCCGACACCAAGGCGATATACGCCTGGCAAGACGCCCGGGGGCATGAGTACACCCAGGAAGACGCCCAAGTCAAAAACTTCACCTGGGGCATCACAGCCCTGCTGGTTGTCGTGATGGTGCTGGGCACCACTATATATAATTGGACCATCAAAATGTATACCAGACTACTGTTGGAACGGGAACCCAAACCCGTATCCACGGGTACGAGGCGTTACCAGCCCGAATTACAGTAATAGGGGGAAACATACATGGATATATTCTTCCCCGTAGCCAGAATGCCCATATCGATTCTCTCGATCCTGGGCCTGGGGGGTGCGGTGGGGCTCCTTTCGGGATTATTCGGAGTGGGCGGCGGGTTTTTGATGACTCCGCTGCTGATGATGATGGGAGTGCCGCCGGCTGTGGCCGTGGCCAGCGATACCAACCAGATCGTAGCGGCGTCGGCTTCAGGCACGCTGGCCCATAGCAGACAGAAAAACGTTGATTTCAAGCTGGGGTTTATCATTCTGCTGGGCGGTCTGGTGGGCGGCAGCCTGGGCACGGTGCTGGTAAAGCTATTGCGCTCGCTGGGCAACTTCGATTTCGTTTTAAGTCTGTGTTACGTGGTCATGCTGCTTTCCGTGGGAACGTTCATGCTCATAGAAAGTATCACAGCGTTAAAAAGCCTGCATCAGAAAACCCCGGATGTACCGGAGAACGCGTCTCTGAAAATTAAAAAACCTTCGGCGGTTAAGCGTTTCATGAATAAACTGCCCATGCGCGTGTATTTTGAAGTTTCCGGTATTGAAAGCTCGGTGCTGGCGCTATTCGCACTGGGGTTGCTGATTGGTGTATTATCGGCGCTGATGGGCGTGGGCGGCGGATTTATCATGCTTCCGGTGATGATTTACCTAATTGGTATGCCCACCCATAACGCAGTGGGAACCAGTATCTTTGTCATTATCTTCACCGCCATCAATGTCACGCTGGCCAATAGTTCTTTAAACCACACCGTTGATCTGGTTCTAGGCATTGTACTGTTAATCGGTTCATCAATTGGCGCCCAATTCGGTGCCAAACTGGGTAAAAAGCTGAAAGCGGAACAATTGCGGGTGGTATTCTCTTTAATCGTGCTGCTGGTAATGGTGAAAATGCTGTTTGGTTTACTGGTTGCTCCCTCTTTGTTAATCGGATTGGGGGGCGGTCACTGATGAAGAAGAGTCTTATGTTATTACTGGTTTTTGTGCTTGTAACCGCATGCGCAAACGCGGCCTGGGCCGCCCCCGTCGCTGTCGGGGTGGCGCCGAATAAAATAGACGTGGGTTTTAATTTCAAAGGAGCGGATTTATCGGTGTCCGGCACTGTGCCGGAGGGTTCCGATGTTTACGTTAAAGTGGCTTCTCCATTTGATTCGGTGTTGCAGCTGAACAAAAAAGGGCGGGTGGGTCCGTTTTGGATGAACGTCGAAAACGTCGACGTCACCGCGGTGCCAAAACTTTATCAGGTTTTTTCCTCGGCGCCTTTAGGAAATCTGCCGCCTGATTTGAGTCAACAATACGGATTAACACCGGGCTTTGATCCGGTATATCAAAACGCCCTGGTGGCGAAGCACGGCGAAGAAGGCAGTGCCCGGCTCGGCCAACGGGAAGCAAATGTCTACGTGGATTCGCTGGTAAATATTTATCAAAAAAGCGGACTTTATGCCGTTAAAGAGAATTCAGCCATGGTTAACGGATCCCGGTTTGAGGTCAATGTGCAGCTGCCGCCGAACATACCTCAGGAAGACTGCGAGGTTACGGTATATGCGGTGAACAACGGCGTGTTGGTAGACCAGCAAAGCGTATCGTTGCCCGTAGGCAGCGTCGGCTTACTCAGCTGGTTAAACCACGAAGCCGTATATGACGGACCCAATTACGGTTTCATGGCCGTTTTAATCGCCCTTGTTTTTGGAACCGGCATTGCCTTGCTGTTCGGTTACCTGGAAAGTCTAATCACCGGCGACAAGACGGTAGGTCTTGATGCCGGGGCCGGTCACTGATACCCCATACTTAAAACCATCAAACGCTCCGTCAAGGAGCGTTTTTTTGGTCTGTGATGAATCTGTGATGAAAATGTTAATTAAACTAAATTAGATAGTACTGTTACCCTTAAAATAATACCTAACAACTTTTTATTTTCATCAACCACGGCAATGGGGTACTTAGTTGCCGTGGCATAGGGAATCAGCTCATGCATATAGGCTTCCGGGTCCGTAGTGTAAAATTCTTGCTTCAAAATGTCTCTGATACTTTTACCATCTTTTAGAGCTTTAATAGCGTCATCGATGGTCACCAATCCTTGCAACCTACGCTCATTATCCAATACAAAGCTACTGGAGATTCCGCCTTGTTCCATTTCTTTAATGGCCACTTTCAGACCATCTTTAAGGGAAACCAGGGTAGAAGGTTTAAACATAATATTTTTTGCTTGCAATACTTTAGAACGATCGATATCCCGGACAAACTTTTGAATATACTCATTTCTGGGCTTGGCCAGGATTTCCTCGGGAGTTCCGATTTGTTCAATAACCGCGTCTTTCATAATGGCAACCCGGTCACCCAGTTTAAAAGCTTCATTGATGTCATGGGTAATAAAAATAATCGTCTTTTTTAAACGTGATTGAATATCCAGCAGCTCTTGTTGCATCTCCCGCTTAATCAAGGGGTCAAGGGCGCTAAAAGGCTCATCCATAAGGAGAATATTCGGATTGGTAGCCAGGGCTCTGGCCAAACCCACCCGCTGCTGCATGCCTCCGCTTAATTCATTGGGATATTTATCTTCCCAGCCTTGCAAGCCGACGCTGCTTAAAGTTTCCCGGGCTATGTTATAACGCTCCGACGGGGAAACATTTTTAATTTCCAGGCCATACGCTACATTATCAATCACTTTTCGATGGGTGAATAAACCAAAATGCTGAAACACCATGGCTACTTTTGTCTGTCTAAATGCTTTTAAATCCTTGCTGTCATAATGAACAATGTCTTCTCCATCTACGTAGATTTTCCCCTCAGTTGGTTTATTGAGAAGATTTAGGCAGCGGATCAAAGTTGACTTGCCGCTTCCCGACAGACCCATGATAACAAAGATCTCCCCTTCAGCGACGTCAAAGGAAACTTTGTTTACGCCGACCGTATGCCCGGTTTCTTTAAGAATCTGTTCCTTGGACAGTCCTTTTGCCAATTTAGGTAAAACTGAACGGGGATTGCGCCCAAAAACTTTTGTCAGTTGTTCAACTTTTAATTTTGCGTTCATTTTTTTGGCTATACTCCTATTCCGGATACTTAAATCGCGTGGCAACGGATTGTGACAGCCTATCGATAATAATAGCCAGAAAGACAATACTAATGCCGGCTTCAAAACCTTCCCCGATATCAATGTGCTGAATTGCCCCCAGCACGTCAAGCCCCAGTCCCTTAGCTCCAATCATGGATGCGATAACAACCATGGACAGTGCCATCATGATCGTTTGATTGATGCCGGTCATAATTGTGGGCAGGGCCTGGGGAAGCTGAATCTTGATCAGAGTTTGCCAGTTGGAAGAGCCAAAGGAATGAGCAGCTTCGACCATTTCTTTGGGAACATTGCGTATACCCAAATCGGTCAAGCGAATAACGGGGGGGATCGCATAAATCATGGTGGCAAATACCGCCGGTACTTTACCCATCCCAAAAAGCAACAGAGCGGGAATCAAATACACAAAGCTGGGCATTGTCTGCATGCCATCCAGAATTGGCCGCATAAAAGTATTAAATACATTATTATAAGCCATGAAAATACCCAGGGGAATTCCCAGCAGCATAGAAATTACAACAGCAGTTATGACAATGGACAGGGTTAACAGCATGGAATTCCAAAGGCCAAACGCCCCTACCAAGAGAATTAAAAGAGTATAGATAGCACCGGAGGCCAGATCTTTAAGCTTCCATCCGATCAAGAATACTATGACCAATACCAGCCACCAGGGTATAAAAAACATTAAATTCTGCATTTGCAGAAGAAACCATAAAATACCGGATGAAACTGCGTGAAAGAAGCCTCCAAAATTATGCATCAACCATGTTATAAAACCTTCAACATATTGCCCCACATTTATGTTCAGGGACTCCGGAAATTGATTCATTTTTTACCCCTTTATCTCGTTAACCACAGCTAAGACTCCCCACCTTTATACGCGGAAGTCAAGCGGCGATAAACTCGAAATACGTGCGACTAAGGTTCAGGCGGAGTCAAGAACCCGCCTGAACCTTAATCTTCTTTGTTAAAAGCGGACTATTTGAGTGTCGCCTTAACATTTTGGGCAATGTCACCGGGAACCCACTTCGTCCAGATATCTTCATTGTTTTTCAAAAACCAGATAGCGGCCCGATCCACTTTGACATCATTTTTCTGCATATAGGCCAAGGCGCCGCTCAATAACTCACTGTTTGTTTGATATTTTTTTAGAAACTCTACAACATCCGGCGCCTTTTGAGGAACATGCTTATTAACGGCTATCGTGATGTTCATTGAAGGAAACGCACATCTATAGCCATCATTCCACAATTCCTCACTATAAGGAGTGTCTTGAAGCAAAGTCATATCGTATTTACCCATAATCCAAGTTGGTGTCCAATAATAGCCGAGCCAGGGTGTTCCTTCTTCATAGGCTTTAGTTATGGAAGTGGCAAGAGCTGTGTCTGAACCGGGACTAAAATAATTGTAGTCTTTATCAAGTTCATAGCTTTTAATCTTAGTCTGGAGAATCTTATCAACTTCCCATCCGGCGGGAGACCCGAAAATCCGGCCTTTGGACGGGTCCTCGGGGTCCTTGAATAATTGCCGGTATTTTGGCAGGTCCTGTACCGATTTCAAATCCGGAGCCAGCGGTTCTATATCTCTGGCGGGATCACCTTTGATCAGGTACGTAGGAACATATAGCCCCTGGGCGTTGTCACTGAAATTAGCGCCAAGTTCTTGGATAGCGCCGCTTTTAAGGTCTTCTCCATATTTGGGCTGCAGGTTATCTGTCCAAACCTCCATGTAAATGTCAATGTCGCCGCTAACTAAACCCTCAAAGGTAATTGCCGAAGACCCGCTGGTGGTATCCGTTGGATACCCGTAGCCATTTTCAATAATGTATTGAGCCACAGCATTATTAAATGCTACGCTATCCCATTGAGGATCGGCAAAAATAAGTTGTGGCTTTTGCTCACCGGCTGTCTGTTGTTGATTCTGATTAGCAGCGGCACAGCCACCAAGTAAGAATGCCGCACCAACGGCCAATAAAGCGGATATAAATTTAATCCAACCTTTTTTCCGCATGTCCACCTATTCCCTCCATTCCCTCCCATTTCTCCGCTCATTCTTTAGTTTAGTTTACTTTATTATTCCAGCAAAATAAAATCCCGGCATTCCCTTATTTTCGCAATGTTTTTAGATTATTCCCGCAATAACAGCAATATGCTTATGAATGCCTTAATTTACAACTTAATGGTTCTAATTAAGTTGTCGGTTGAATTTCCACAAGACTATCCAAAAATCAACTGGCAGATGCGGATAATCCTCCAGTTCTTAGTATTTACATTGCGCCTCCCAACCTGTGTCTAATGTTGTGTCTAATGTTGTGTCTAATGTTGTGTCTAATGAACAGTTCGTATCATATCTAGCATCTCTTACTTTATTCTTCAACAAATCCACTATCCAGAATTTTTTGCCACCATATTATGCAAACTGCCGCCTGTTCCGTTAAAAAATTCCAGAAAAGTTTGGTAATGAAGGGATAATATTTTAATAATAGCGTAAGATTATAATAACTTTATTTTGCGTTAGCCGTTATACCTTACTTGACTAACCAACTATTGTAATATACCATATATCATGGGAATAATAATGATTATAATTATCATTATTATTCCGCACATCTTTCTTGCGGTTTTTTTCCAAGAATAAAATGGTCAGTAATATTTAGAACTATCCTTCCAATAATTTTGAAATGGGGATTAAGATGCATAAACATTGTTTAACGATTATTACGGGCTGCATTATTCTAATCTTAATGCTTACCCTCACATCCTCCCCCGCATTTAGCCAGCAAACCGGAACCGAAGCCCCCGAACATTACTACGTCAGAGCCAAGGTTGTGGGAATTAAAGACCACGGAGAGGCTAAATCACCGGACAAAATGACCGGGGTGGAAAAGGAACAACGGGTTGCCGTAGAAATCACCGGCGGCCGGCACACCGGTCAGGAGCTGATCGTGCCGCATATTTTGATGGATCACCCCGGCTATGACATCAATGTAACCCCCGGAACTGAAGTAATATTGTATGTCGAACCTAATGGAGACGCCATAGGAAATGCATACATCGCCGATTACGCCAGAGACAAAAAGTTACTGTACTTGGCTGCCCTCTTTGTGCTGCTCCTGGCGGTAATCGGGGGCCGCAAGGGAATCAAATCAATCATATCCCTGGCTATCACAGGATGTGCCATATTCTTTGTTTTATTGCCGTTAATATTCAAGGGTTACGATCCTATTACGACAACCGTTCTGGTATCCGCCGCAGTCACAACGATAATCTTAATTATTCTCGGGGGAATATCGGCAAAAACAATCTCGGCTGTTATAGGCACCACCGGCGGAGTTATAGTGGCGGGTTTACTTGCTTTTATAGTCGGCACCGCCGCTCATTTGACCGGTTTTAGTGACGAAGAAATGCAAATGCTATTATATATCCCACAACAGGTAAACTTTGATTACAAGGGTATCTTGTTTGCCGGAATGATCATTGGCGCGTTAGGCGCGGTTATGGACGTCGGTATGTCCATAGCATCGGCAGTTGAAGAAATAAAAAGGGCCAATCCGCTGCTGCGGTCCGGCTCTTTAATCAGAGCAGGCATGAATGTGGGTCGTGACATCATGGGAACCATGGCCGACACTCTCATCCTGGCTTATGCCGGCAGCGCCATGCCCCTGATGCTGGTTTTTATGGCCTATGACATGCCTGTAATTAAAATGATGAATCTTGACCTGATAGCTACCGAGATTGTCCGTGCTCTCGCCGGCAGTGTTGGTCTGATTCTGGCTGTTCCCATTACTTCAATTACGGCCGGATTGTTGTTTGGACAGGCAAAAAATTATTCACAGTCAAACTTTAATCAGTGATATGTTTAAAGATCTTGATTATTCAATCATAACGGTTCTGCTTAGTTTTATTGTCTATCCTAAAAAAAGCTCAGGTTGCTTATCTTGCGTATGCTTTCAACTGTAATCGGAGCGCAAGCAAAAGCAATCCCAAGCTTCGCAGACGGCTCAACATGGGATTGCCACGTCGCTTCGCTCCTCGCAATAACGGACTTTAAGTATCACAGGTCGATTTATAACAATAACAGACTAGGTTAATGCTCATCCTCTGATGATGCCGT
This genomic interval from Desulfoscipio sp. XC116 contains the following:
- a CDS encoding CBS domain-containing protein; protein product: MAIKQAAGAFMVPLSQCPSLSENAGVYHALAVLKESLHGKDGNNAWRGHRMAVVYGEKTDPLGILTLKNILQAVHLKLLAADPYFKSECFSWYYIKELHNRQGGIKVREIMRPLQKVVMEYNCSVSEAAQLFAGHGINYLPVKEGNKFVGILNARDLFYHYYELSRFNVFRENNTNRDPAEYVGYATV
- a CDS encoding CBS domain-containing protein, with the translated sequence MKVNIAGIMVPIGEYPVIPEDTSVYSAARALVENYRNRDGTWTGYELLLVEDRQKEIVGYITLRSFLKAIGLSNGENVNKLMDILFSNPRLNHTELKVKSIVQSVEGRMINVNEDLIKVVEKIMKNSANSIMVLDGDKAVGVVRVIDLLWFIEDLLS
- the atoS gene encoding two-component system sensor histidine kinase AtoS, which produces MRLMPVRFTLLPRIRIRYEGFTNQLLILVAILLMIPILLSVYLFHMVHSTELGMIRNHRENLEEAMNYLDDSLNSSFANILSSKEVRGLPRRDQENYLNQALSPIVERARNKYPGVDLGFYSVDFDVILDGNNEHLHENFSTRRKRYFDDALQNNQMIYEVLGQSGTGQLETYQPLVRDGKIIGLVWANENIKGIYKTVDDIQRVVYGIIFIGALLGFGGAFSLVNKFARNVNDIKKGLGVMGSDPAFILPEATGELGQITEAINEMYKKLINVEKYNDLILTSIDDGIITIDNNEKIISINSAAGRMLNLDEYCIDKTIGEVLPGSPFTHYLKNTLKGRPVKDLNAVDIVPGSSRHLLINTSQMYNVRQELVGALLHFRDITEIVRLQESFNRQERLAALGKLVAGVAHEIRSPLTSITGYLQFWNRGHAPSAKSLNIVNRELYRLSSLTDQLLEFARPSKAVFVEYDLNSLVNRLVQFFSDAYSGKLEILCRPDENLPPALLDPHQIEQVLTNILYNSYQVMEGRGRLEISTWLDDKTGMLGVAVRDHGSGIPEAVIPHIFEPFFTTKSKGTGLGLAIAHEIMEAHNGKIQVESRVNEGTTVTLYLPQAGRGDTDVKSIDR
- a CDS encoding sigma-54 dependent transcriptional regulator, with translation MSKVLIVDDEEGVCELLRDVLEDAGFEAWIASNAREAREILQAKTPDTILLDIRLPDADGIQLIEEFNSMGIQVPVILMTAFGTTETAIQAMKQGAHDYLNKPLNLDELLLAVQKAVKMQELFSEVATLREELDIEENSVDSLIGQSKHMQDVCKIIGKVADSDITVLIQGESGTGKELVARSIHSNGRRHQRPFIKINCGSIPEYLMESELFGHEKGAFTGAIYQKPGKFELAHSGTVFLDEIGELPLHTQVKLLRVLQEKEFERVGGTKCIKVDVRILTATNRNLKQLVDEGKFREDLYYRVNVVNIKVPPLRERKEDIPRLVNYFLNKAARKFNKEISGITHEAITVLCNYHWPGNVRELKNICEQGVVMSRGTAILLEDLPLPGDGKLSLNGAGEQIGINIRGGKTLKEVVADVEKQVILKALNENNWNRQDTARMLGLNRRSLYAKMKEYDLIDG
- a CDS encoding sulfite exporter TauE/SafE family protein, with the translated sequence MDIFFPVARMPISILSILGLGGAVGLLSGLFGVGGGFLMTPLLMMMGVPPAVAVASDTNQIVAASASGTLAHSRQKNVDFKLGFIILLGGLVGGSLGTVLVKLLRSLGNFDFVLSLCYVVMLLSVGTFMLIESITALKSLHQKTPDVPENASLKIKKPSAVKRFMNKLPMRVYFEVSGIESSVLALFALGLLIGVLSALMGVGGGFIMLPVMIYLIGMPTHNAVGTSIFVIIFTAINVTLANSSLNHTVDLVLGIVLLIGSSIGAQFGAKLGKKLKAEQLRVVFSLIVLLVMVKMLFGLLVAPSLLIGLGGGH
- a CDS encoding TIGR02186 family protein, which gives rise to MKKSLMLLLVFVLVTACANAAWAAPVAVGVAPNKIDVGFNFKGADLSVSGTVPEGSDVYVKVASPFDSVLQLNKKGRVGPFWMNVENVDVTAVPKLYQVFSSAPLGNLPPDLSQQYGLTPGFDPVYQNALVAKHGEEGSARLGQREANVYVDSLVNIYQKSGLYAVKENSAMVNGSRFEVNVQLPPNIPQEDCEVTVYAVNNGVLVDQQSVSLPVGSVGLLSWLNHEAVYDGPNYGFMAVLIALVFGTGIALLFGYLESLITGDKTVGLDAGAGH
- a CDS encoding glycine betaine/L-proline ABC transporter ATP-binding protein; translation: MNAKLKVEQLTKVFGRNPRSVLPKLAKGLSKEQILKETGHTVGVNKVSFDVAEGEIFVIMGLSGSGKSTLIRCLNLLNKPTEGKIYVDGEDIVHYDSKDLKAFRQTKVAMVFQHFGLFTHRKVIDNVAYGLEIKNVSPSERYNIARETLSSVGLQGWEDKYPNELSGGMQQRVGLARALATNPNILLMDEPFSALDPLIKREMQQELLDIQSRLKKTIIFITHDINEAFKLGDRVAIMKDAVIEQIGTPEEILAKPRNEYIQKFVRDIDRSKVLQAKNIMFKPSTLVSLKDGLKVAIKEMEQGGISSSFVLDNERRLQGLVTIDDAIKALKDGKSIRDILKQEFYTTDPEAYMHELIPYATATKYPIAVVDENKKLLGIILRVTVLSNLV